ttatttttcttatgattTAAAATCAAGGGTTTGAGATTGAAAGTTTAAGTTAAAAGTGAAATTATAAGAAAATTGAGTGTAGAACGTGTGATTttagaattgaaaatgtttgaatTTATAGGGAATGAAATTAGATCCATCGAATGAACTAGATTTTATCGGCTCACAGGTCGATCAACTGAACTTGATACGATGGTTGTTTCAACCATAGCCGAGCCTCTACCTTCTCTTGGCGGATCGGTGCTCTTGGAGACTCACTTGAGAGGGATAGGCAAACACTCAAATTTGAGCCTTTGCCATCCATTTTGCCGATTTGGCTGTTTCACTATGGTGTGTGCATGCGCAAATTAGCTCATTTTCATGCCCCACTGGAATTGCTCTTAGTGGAATTGCTCTTAGAAGTTGTTTTAAAAATATCTAAAGCACTTTCCATTCCAAGTTTTTGGTTCCAAAATATTCAGTGTAAGTGAAATCCTTATAAAGAGAAGGATGCTCGTCATCAACCAACTGAGAAGCCGGTCCAATCACAGCTTCTTTAGACGGACAACAAAAAGTCGGGATAGAAAACCTCTCTTTGTCGCAGTTTACAACAGCTCGGTGAAGAACACTTTTATACTTGTCGTTGCTAATAGCCTGAAAATTCACACAAAATAATTTCATTTAACACACAATATATAATTATTGAAAATTTGTGCTCTTAACGGAGTCACTAATGCAGATTAGATATGACATAAATGAATCAATGGATGGATAAATACCTGAATTTGATCACCAATATTGATAATAAACGTATTAGGTATCGGATGAACAGCGATCCACTTCCCATCACGAAGGACTTGTGATCCAGGAACATCGTCTTGAAGGAGGATGGTGATAGCGTTGGGGTCGGTGTGACCAGGAAGTCCATAGGTAAGCTCATGTTCAGGACATGGGGATAATAGTTTATAGCCATATGTTGCCCATGGTTACACTTTTATACTTGTCTTTGAAAATCACCTGTTTAAAAAAAATGTTACCAAAGTTAACTTAAATCCCATTCAGATCTTAAAAAATGTTACCAAAGTTAACTTAAATCCCAAAAAATATCAATGGCCTAGTGGAGAGATGGAGAAATAGAATACACGACGTGGAACACGCGTTACCTGAGCTGCTTGTAACTATCAAGGCCCTATACACcttttttcttttaatcttaTGATCTTATCAAtagaagaaaatcttcaattttgcAAATACAAAAGCAAAACTACTTATAATTTCTCAGCCACTAAAGTCTAACACGTTATTTTTGTTGCTTAAAAGGTATCGGATCTTTCAAAAGATATACACCTCAGCGAAAAAGTATAATTAAAAGAAGGGATCCCTTAAAAGAACTAAAATGTCAAAACCTACCTGAATGATGAAGGATTAGTTGGCCACTCATTGATATAATCTTCAAGCGGATAACAATGAAGTCTT
This genomic stretch from Papaver somniferum cultivar HN1 chromosome 5, ASM357369v1, whole genome shotgun sequence harbors:
- the LOC113278746 gene encoding protein DMR6-LIKE OXYGENASE 2-like is translated as MDVDDSDKYRYSESDDNDYDDTDTLMADLLTYGLPGHTDPNAITILLQDDVPGSQVLRDGKWIAVHPIPNTFIINIGDQIQAISNDKYKSVLHRAVVNCDKERFSIPTFCCPSKEAVIGPASQLVDDEHPSLYKDFTYTEYFGTKNLEWKVL